The following are from one region of the Alicyclobacillus fastidiosus genome:
- a CDS encoding aldehyde dehydrogenase family protein: MESKNYVGGEWVIPNGRQTVIHNPSNTVEEYGVIHLSTQHDAVEAGEAAKHAVTGWVNTNTAARGEFLLRAADLLRQRQDEIALTASSEMGKPISEMKGEVLRGIQLLRYYGAEGVRAIGSVIPASKDNILQYTRRVPLGIVGIITPWNFPIAIPIWKLAPALLCGNTIVWKPSEIASLSATLLMKVFADAGLPPGVLNLVVGEGSVVGRALLDELPLDAVSFTGSTQTGSSIATQAARRNIKYQTEMGGKNAAVVLRDANLDLAVSAVISGAFSSAGQKCTATSRVIVESAVYDEFVSLFQHEVRNLYVGSALDPKSYLGPVASASQYDKVAKYVEIARHEANSIAKANIQVDPTSGYYIPPLAVDGISVEHQLVQEEIFGPLVVFLPVQNFDDALTVCNKTVYGLSASVFTENLNNSLRFLDEAHVGMVRVNLETAGVEYQAPFGGMGLSSSHSREQGQPALDFYSQTKTCAIYYG, translated from the coding sequence ATGGAATCAAAAAACTACGTTGGCGGAGAATGGGTTATTCCGAATGGCCGACAGACGGTGATTCACAATCCTTCAAACACCGTTGAGGAATATGGTGTTATACACCTGTCCACGCAACACGACGCTGTTGAAGCCGGTGAAGCTGCCAAACATGCTGTAACCGGTTGGGTAAATACGAACACCGCCGCGCGCGGAGAATTTTTATTGAGGGCCGCTGATCTCTTACGGCAGCGCCAAGACGAAATTGCGTTAACCGCTAGCTCCGAAATGGGCAAACCTATTTCAGAAATGAAGGGGGAGGTTCTACGAGGGATTCAGCTTCTTCGGTACTATGGAGCGGAAGGTGTTCGTGCCATTGGCTCCGTAATTCCCGCCAGTAAAGACAACATCCTGCAATATACCCGCCGTGTCCCACTGGGTATTGTCGGGATTATTACACCTTGGAACTTTCCGATTGCGATCCCGATTTGGAAGTTGGCACCAGCCCTGTTGTGTGGAAATACAATCGTCTGGAAACCATCCGAGATTGCATCGCTCAGTGCAACACTCTTAATGAAAGTCTTTGCCGACGCCGGATTACCGCCTGGAGTTTTAAATCTCGTCGTCGGTGAGGGCAGCGTTGTCGGCCGAGCACTCCTAGATGAACTTCCGCTGGATGCCGTAAGTTTTACCGGTTCAACTCAAACAGGTTCAAGCATTGCAACTCAAGCAGCACGACGGAATATAAAGTATCAGACAGAAATGGGCGGGAAAAACGCCGCCGTTGTGTTGCGTGATGCAAACCTTGACTTGGCTGTCTCGGCAGTCATCAGTGGAGCATTCTCATCGGCTGGTCAAAAATGTACAGCAACCAGTCGAGTGATCGTCGAGTCGGCAGTCTATGACGAGTTTGTGAGCTTATTTCAACATGAGGTACGGAATCTATACGTGGGGTCTGCGCTGGATCCTAAATCGTATTTAGGCCCCGTTGCGTCAGCCAGTCAATATGATAAGGTCGCGAAGTACGTTGAGATCGCCAGACACGAAGCGAATTCCATTGCAAAGGCCAATATTCAGGTGGATCCTACGAGTGGCTACTACATACCTCCACTTGCCGTCGATGGCATCAGTGTAGAACATCAATTGGTTCAGGAGGAGATCTTCGGCCCCCTTGTCGTGTTTCTGCCTGTTCAGAACTTTGATGATGCACTCACGGTTTGTAACAAAACAGTGTATGGCCTGAGCGCATCGGTGTTTACTGAAAACCTTAACAATAGTCTACGGTTCTTAGATGAAGCGCACGTCGGTATGGTACGAGTTAATCTCGAGACGGCTGGAGTGGAGTATCAGGCGCCGTTCGGCGGTATGGGGTTATCTAGTTCACACAGTCGTGAACAAGGCCAACCAGCTTTAGACTTTTACAGTCAAACGAAGACGTGTGCGATCTATTATGGGTGA
- a CDS encoding MFS transporter, which translates to MFGRYWKVVVLMLFLAQVINYLDRSAFSVAAPIITKQLHFSPAELGILLSSFSVGYAVFNFVGGYLSDMYGPRRVYGGAMTLWSIFCGLTTLGFNFASMFIIRLIFGIGEGPLATTTNKTLTNWVPKAKHAGAVGIANAGSPLGGAIAGPIVGLIAVYSSWKVSFLAITIIGLLWAVVWLRIVKDHPRQHSKVSPEELQEIEQGKAWPSGVSNAIKIPLSHYLKQPTVLFTAVAFFTFNYILFFFLTWFPSYLSIEKHLSIKNISIATSIPWIVGTVGVLLSGWISDYIYKKTKNLMFSRKVVLVVGLLGAAVCVGLAGLAQTPVSAVVLMTIGIFFMYITGAIYWSIISDNVATERVGGVGGFIHAIANVSGIIAPTVTGVIVQSTGSFVSAFLVAGILAIVGAVCVMLFVRPMRDTSARRQEPNHMSV; encoded by the coding sequence ATGTTCGGAAGATACTGGAAAGTAGTCGTCCTTATGTTGTTTTTGGCGCAGGTCATTAATTACTTGGACCGATCCGCGTTCTCAGTGGCGGCTCCAATCATCACAAAGCAATTACATTTCAGCCCAGCTGAACTAGGAATTCTCCTGAGCAGTTTTTCGGTCGGATATGCCGTGTTTAATTTTGTGGGTGGATATCTATCGGACATGTACGGACCACGAAGAGTGTACGGCGGTGCGATGACGCTTTGGTCTATCTTTTGTGGATTGACGACATTGGGTTTCAATTTTGCTTCGATGTTTATAATTCGTTTGATTTTTGGGATTGGCGAAGGACCACTCGCTACGACCACGAACAAGACATTGACAAACTGGGTCCCGAAAGCGAAACACGCAGGCGCAGTGGGCATTGCAAACGCGGGAAGTCCACTCGGAGGAGCAATCGCAGGGCCAATTGTTGGCTTAATTGCAGTTTATTCGAGTTGGAAGGTTTCGTTCCTTGCCATCACGATTATCGGTCTCCTCTGGGCTGTGGTGTGGTTAAGAATTGTAAAGGATCATCCTAGACAACACAGTAAGGTTTCACCAGAGGAACTCCAAGAAATCGAACAAGGAAAAGCATGGCCTTCAGGTGTATCAAATGCTATCAAGATTCCGCTGTCGCACTACTTAAAGCAGCCAACGGTACTGTTCACCGCCGTGGCATTTTTTACCTTCAACTACATTTTGTTCTTCTTTCTCACGTGGTTTCCAAGCTATCTATCTATCGAGAAACATCTGAGCATTAAAAATATTAGCATTGCCACTTCGATTCCGTGGATCGTTGGAACCGTCGGGGTATTACTGAGCGGCTGGATATCAGACTACATTTACAAGAAGACGAAAAATTTGATGTTTTCACGGAAAGTTGTGCTTGTCGTAGGCCTGCTTGGGGCTGCGGTTTGTGTTGGTTTAGCAGGATTGGCCCAGACACCGGTGAGTGCTGTCGTGCTTATGACTATCGGGATTTTCTTTATGTACATCACTGGTGCGATTTATTGGTCCATTATTTCAGATAATGTTGCGACTGAGAGAGTAGGAGGGGTCGGTGGATTTATTCACGCGATCGCCAATGTTTCTGGAATTATTGCCCCAACTGTCACCGGAGTCATTGTGCAATCGACAGGGTCGTTTGTAAGCGCTTTTCTAGTGGCTGGGATTTTGGCCATCGTCGGAGCTGTTTGTGTGATGTTGTTTGTTAGGCCAATGCGTGATACGTCCGCTCGAAGACAGGAACCGAATCATATGTCTGTGTAA
- a CDS encoding FGGY family carbohydrate kinase: protein MSHVISIDIGTSGIKVGALNRSGELVFILRKPYELIYPQRGWVEIDANDVWEKTKDLLHQVHEKIVSINGNVDAIGLSTFCNASVFMDEYGDSLCRGIMYLDHRSEYESNWIKANIPLEKQNDITRNRIEPGMFSVTTLLWTKWNRPDIWKNVFKWGHLSTYILHRLTKKFVLDWTQASFSGVFDVINYEWSEELLATIGIDYDILPKIIEPSQGVGVVCDESLPEFLGVHVVAGGADTACSALAVGIKPDDVFESVGTSDVLTVCTTETDRFDNRFLNRCHIFKNQWLSHGAMSTPGASIKWFLNNFLDTSEFDNVERMILTSQIGANGLFFLPYMFGERTPVWDKNAAGAFVGLSLTTTKADMLRAILEGCSYGLSEIYEIIRQKYRITPETVPVVGGGARNSVWAQMKASVLNVSIAVQEVQETALLGAGLLAGSYAGYFDISENINRTSGKTLVTFYPRLQDVEFYAKQIDVYTKIYPALRDIFTLQKATSFEEVMYHA from the coding sequence ATGTCACACGTCATTTCAATTGATATAGGAACTAGTGGAATTAAGGTCGGTGCCTTAAACCGTTCAGGAGAACTAGTGTTTATTCTCCGAAAGCCTTATGAATTGATCTACCCTCAACGGGGGTGGGTAGAGATAGATGCTAATGACGTTTGGGAAAAGACAAAAGACCTACTACACCAAGTACACGAAAAGATTGTCTCTATTAACGGGAATGTTGATGCCATTGGATTGTCTACGTTTTGCAATGCATCCGTTTTTATGGATGAATACGGAGATTCCCTATGTAGAGGGATAATGTACTTAGACCATAGAAGCGAATACGAATCCAACTGGATAAAGGCAAATATACCACTAGAAAAACAAAATGATATTACTCGAAATCGGATTGAACCGGGTATGTTCTCTGTGACTACATTGCTCTGGACCAAGTGGAATCGTCCTGATATTTGGAAAAACGTTTTCAAATGGGGGCATTTGTCTACTTACATTCTCCACAGATTAACTAAAAAGTTCGTTTTAGACTGGACCCAAGCTTCTTTTTCGGGGGTTTTTGATGTCATAAATTATGAATGGTCTGAAGAACTATTAGCTACCATCGGTATTGATTATGATATTCTCCCGAAAATAATTGAGCCGTCACAGGGTGTTGGTGTTGTGTGTGATGAATCTTTGCCTGAATTCTTAGGTGTTCATGTCGTAGCGGGAGGTGCAGATACAGCGTGCTCTGCGCTTGCGGTGGGAATTAAGCCGGACGATGTTTTTGAGTCGGTTGGAACGTCAGATGTTTTGACCGTATGCACTACTGAAACGGATAGGTTTGATAACCGCTTTTTAAACCGTTGTCATATTTTTAAAAATCAATGGTTATCACATGGAGCTATGTCAACTCCAGGGGCTAGTATTAAGTGGTTTCTTAATAATTTTTTAGATACCTCTGAATTTGATAATGTGGAAAGAATGATTTTGACATCGCAAATTGGAGCAAACGGGCTGTTTTTCTTACCTTACATGTTTGGAGAAAGAACACCCGTATGGGATAAAAATGCTGCAGGAGCATTCGTAGGGCTATCTCTGACAACAACAAAGGCAGATATGTTACGAGCAATTCTTGAAGGCTGTTCTTATGGGTTGAGTGAGATTTATGAAATCATACGTCAAAAGTACCGTATCACACCTGAAACTGTGCCGGTTGTTGGTGGTGGCGCCAGAAACTCAGTATGGGCGCAAATGAAAGCTAGTGTTTTAAACGTTTCTATCGCAGTGCAAGAAGTCCAAGAAACTGCCTTGTTAGGTGCGGGACTACTAGCAGGCTCGTACGCTGGTTATTTTGATATATCAGAAAATATAAATAGAACTTCTGGGAAAACGCTAGTTACGTTCTATCCTAGGCTTCAAGATGTTGAGTTTTATGCCAAGCAAATTGATGTGTATACAAAAATCTATCCGGCACTCCGTGATATTTTTACTCTGCAAAAAGCAACTTCTTTCGAGGAGGTCATGTATCATGCTTGA
- a CDS encoding autorepressor SdpR family transcription factor, with translation MNENVFKAMSDKTRRKIIELLKEGPKTAGEISEHFSSAQPTISRHLNVLKNANLVIDQREGTFIIYRLNTTILQEWLAWLLEHFGGGDSDE, from the coding sequence ATGAACGAGAATGTCTTCAAGGCGATGTCTGACAAGACTCGTAGGAAGATCATTGAACTGTTAAAGGAAGGACCAAAAACAGCAGGTGAGATTTCGGAACATTTCTCCTCAGCTCAACCGACGATTAGTCGACATTTGAACGTTCTCAAGAACGCGAATTTGGTTATTGATCAGCGGGAAGGAACTTTTATTATTTACAGGCTCAACACAACGATTTTGCAAGAATGGCTGGCATGGCTTCTCGAACACTTTGGAGGTGGTGATAGTGATGAATAA
- a CDS encoding cyclase family protein → MLENASVIDLTLTLSENLPCASPEHVQFQRKIWNWYSDEPGTHQSGMYSKLGPYYTEWLTIDEHTGTHFDAPSHYIPYEGSGLQYASAVGNITGEKVDPRKMIGPAVVIDVTKLTGTGSPGVSPLITVEMIEEWEKEHGAIKPNDIVLLYTGWDRYYLPGPEGDAYFKNAFRKAGPGWPSPDAQTVEYLYQKGVQCIATDSISIGATHEGISAHVAGLSKQMAYVESLTNLDKLPTRGAYFIFLGLKIEGSSGGPGRAIAFVPNS, encoded by the coding sequence ATGCTTGAAAACGCTTCAGTAATTGACCTGACGTTGACATTGAGTGAAAACTTACCATGTGCGTCACCGGAGCATGTGCAGTTCCAACGAAAAATTTGGAATTGGTATTCCGATGAACCGGGAACTCATCAATCAGGGATGTATTCTAAGCTGGGCCCCTATTACACAGAATGGCTGACTATTGACGAGCATACTGGTACGCACTTTGATGCGCCCAGTCACTATATTCCTTACGAAGGATCAGGTCTTCAATACGCCTCCGCTGTTGGCAACATTACTGGAGAAAAAGTTGACCCAAGAAAGATGATAGGACCTGCGGTAGTCATTGATGTCACTAAATTAACCGGTACAGGAAGCCCAGGAGTAAGCCCGCTTATTACCGTTGAAATGATAGAAGAATGGGAAAAAGAGCATGGTGCAATTAAACCGAATGATATCGTTCTCCTTTATACAGGGTGGGACAGATACTACCTACCTGGTCCTGAAGGTGACGCATACTTTAAAAATGCATTTCGTAAAGCTGGTCCAGGTTGGCCTAGTCCAGATGCTCAAACAGTCGAGTATTTGTACCAAAAGGGTGTTCAATGCATTGCCACAGATAGCATTAGCATTGGAGCGACACACGAAGGGATTTCCGCACATGTGGCAGGTTTGTCAAAACAGATGGCCTATGTGGAAAGTTTGACAAATTTGGATAAACTACCAACACGAGGTGCGTATTTCATCTTTCTTGGTCTAAAAATTGAAGGTTCTTCAGGTGGACCTGGCAGAGCAAT
- a CDS encoding SdpI family protein translates to MNKKMAMPWWGWLAWILAIVLGCLTYFHLPIQVPSHVNSAGKPTFFISRLLAVVYEPSIMLVIILVWHVLWRIDPKKRNYESFWSTYRYIGGVVIVCVSLIYLVVLGHLLHIGSMHFALTAYGIMFMLIANVLPRLQPNWFVGIRTPWTLSSEECWNRTHRLGGQLGIPIGILIIILAWVMPIGKVMVLAVVIPIILWVLITVVASYFYAKKE, encoded by the coding sequence ATGAATAAGAAAATGGCAATGCCGTGGTGGGGCTGGCTTGCGTGGATCTTGGCAATCGTGCTGGGGTGTCTTACGTACTTTCATCTCCCTATACAGGTTCCAAGCCATGTTAATTCGGCTGGAAAACCGACTTTCTTCATTTCGCGTCTATTAGCGGTTGTGTATGAACCGTCGATTATGCTTGTCATCATTCTCGTGTGGCACGTTCTCTGGAGAATTGACCCGAAGAAGAGAAATTATGAGTCGTTCTGGTCGACGTATCGATATATCGGCGGCGTCGTTATTGTGTGTGTTAGCTTGATTTACCTCGTGGTTTTAGGACACCTTTTGCACATCGGGTCTATGCATTTCGCTCTGACCGCATACGGTATCATGTTTATGCTGATAGCAAACGTTTTGCCGCGTCTTCAACCCAATTGGTTCGTTGGCATCCGAACGCCATGGACTTTGTCGAGTGAAGAATGCTGGAATCGCACACATCGTTTAGGTGGACAATTAGGTATTCCGATAGGAATTTTGATTATTATTCTTGCCTGGGTTATGCCCATCGGTAAAGTGATGGTACTTGCGGTTGTTATACCCATTATTTTATGGGTGCTTATTACGGTTGTGGCGTCGTATTTTTACGCCAAAAAGGAGTAA
- a CDS encoding transposase translates to MELSCAVVAPSLIPTKQGDRVKTDKRDALRLAKLFRAGELTPVFVPNEENEALRDLVRAREDAIENRLRARHQLSKFLLRHERRLQAKLRAIRAFDPITTRGLTVSLISTGGIKCKKRQNVLRGGLSMSLLIGPEVNLIIVLY, encoded by the coding sequence ATGGAGTTGTCGTGTGCGGTTGTTGCACCGTCTCTTATCCCGACTAAACAAGGCGATAGGGTGAAAACGGACAAGCGTGACGCCTTACGGTTGGCGAAGTTATTCCGTGCCGGAGAGTTAACGCCTGTGTTTGTACCGAATGAAGAGAACGAGGCATTACGGGACTTGGTACGAGCTCGGGAGGATGCGATTGAAAACAGACTCAGGGCAAGGCACCAATTGTCAAAGTTTCTGCTAAGACACGAACGACGACTGCAAGCAAAGCTTCGAGCGATCCGGGCGTTCGACCCCATCACGACACGGGGCTTGACGGTGTCGTTGATATCAACTGGGGGCATAAAATGCAAGAAAAGACAAAACGTATTAAGGGGGGGATTGTCGATGAGTTTGTTGATTGGGCCCGAAGTTAATCTGATCATTGTTTTGTACTGA
- a CDS encoding ribonuclease activity regulator RraA, which produces METLSVDTFKKLREVSTASLTSELLKLGYRNTFMKGVHPLHTNSRLVGYAFTLRYIPAREDLDFQVEYDNLKNPQRVAVETIGENEVLVIDSRGDISAASLGHILCTRLKCRGAAGLVTDGALRDTPAIRNMDFPTYAQAAHGTTSSVVHHPVDFQIPIACGGVMVQPGDLIVGDDEGVVVIPAHVAEEVVNRCHERDLLEGWIQEKVASGASIRGLYPPDESTLAEYKAWRDSQARS; this is translated from the coding sequence ATGGAGACGCTGAGTGTCGATACGTTTAAAAAATTACGGGAAGTTTCCACGGCAAGTCTAACGTCTGAACTCCTGAAGCTCGGATATAGAAATACCTTCATGAAGGGGGTCCACCCACTTCATACGAATTCACGTCTGGTTGGATATGCATTTACTTTGCGGTATATACCTGCACGTGAAGACCTGGATTTTCAAGTGGAATATGACAATTTGAAGAATCCCCAGCGGGTAGCGGTTGAAACCATCGGGGAAAATGAGGTTCTTGTCATCGACTCACGTGGCGATATCAGCGCGGCATCTTTGGGTCATATCCTATGTACACGCCTAAAATGTAGAGGAGCGGCTGGTTTAGTCACAGATGGTGCGCTACGGGACACACCTGCGATTCGCAACATGGACTTTCCAACTTATGCTCAAGCTGCTCATGGCACAACAAGTTCGGTTGTCCACCACCCTGTTGACTTTCAGATCCCCATCGCGTGTGGTGGGGTCATGGTGCAGCCCGGAGACCTTATCGTGGGTGACGATGAGGGTGTTGTGGTCATTCCGGCTCATGTTGCGGAAGAAGTTGTGAACCGATGTCACGAACGGGATTTACTTGAAGGGTGGATACAGGAAAAGGTTGCGAGTGGTGCGAGCATCCGGGGACTCTATCCACCAGACGAAAGTACATTGGCGGAATACAAAGCATGGAGAGATAGTCAGGCGAGATCGTAA
- a CDS encoding zinc-dependent dehydrogenase: MIQIKAAVFHGPKQMSIEVLEKPQIGPKEVLLQVTVSAVCGTDVRIYEGLKTKGVRTPSTIGHEVVGIVESVGSEISEFKPGDRVGVIPVIPCRKCHYCLNGRENACLNRKAIGYEFDGAFAEFVRIPREAIESGNLVHLPDELPFEQAVLCEPLSCCINGQRKAQVKINDCVVVVGAGPIGLMHVQLAKIAGARKVIVSELVESRRENAAEAGADVVVNPLEQSLEQIVKDNTEGYGADAVILAIGVPSLVNPSLRLLRKGGVLNLFAGFTNGVSCEIDPNFIHYEEVKVVGTSASTRSDYMNALGLIRSGAINTDVLITPGYTLDGICNAINDVKSGTGMKPVINY; encoded by the coding sequence GTGATTCAAATTAAAGCTGCAGTGTTTCATGGTCCTAAGCAGATGAGTATTGAAGTACTGGAAAAACCTCAAATTGGGCCGAAGGAGGTTTTACTTCAAGTTACCGTAAGTGCAGTTTGCGGAACGGACGTTCGTATTTATGAGGGTTTGAAAACAAAAGGAGTTCGCACTCCGTCGACAATTGGCCATGAAGTTGTTGGTATTGTCGAATCTGTCGGTTCGGAAATTAGTGAGTTTAAACCTGGAGATCGTGTTGGTGTAATTCCGGTTATTCCGTGCAGAAAATGTCATTATTGCTTAAATGGAAGAGAAAATGCATGTTTGAATCGCAAAGCAATTGGGTATGAGTTTGATGGGGCCTTTGCTGAATTTGTGAGAATTCCGCGAGAAGCAATTGAGTCAGGAAACCTAGTTCATCTTCCGGATGAACTCCCATTCGAACAGGCCGTTTTATGTGAGCCGCTGTCGTGTTGTATTAATGGACAAAGGAAAGCTCAAGTAAAAATAAATGACTGTGTTGTGGTTGTAGGAGCAGGCCCAATTGGGTTGATGCATGTACAACTAGCTAAAATTGCTGGAGCTAGAAAAGTAATTGTAAGTGAGTTGGTTGAATCACGGCGTGAAAACGCAGCTGAGGCTGGGGCTGACGTTGTAGTAAATCCACTAGAACAATCTCTTGAGCAGATTGTGAAGGACAACACAGAGGGTTATGGGGCAGATGCAGTAATCCTTGCGATTGGGGTTCCTTCTCTCGTAAATCCATCCTTAAGGTTACTTCGTAAGGGCGGGGTACTGAATCTGTTTGCTGGATTTACCAACGGTGTCTCGTGCGAAATTGACCCGAATTTTATTCACTACGAAGAGGTAAAAGTTGTTGGTACGTCTGCTTCAACTAGATCAGATTATATGAATGCCCTGGGCCTTATAAGGTCTGGTGCAATTAATACGGATGTTCTAATTACCCCAGGCTACACATTGGATGGAATTTGTAACGCTATTAATGATGTTAAGAGTGGCACTGGGATGAAGCCGGTGATTAATTATTAA
- a CDS encoding MurR/RpiR family transcriptional regulator, translated as MDIIEKNQTSGFSTRVELMFPKLRDAEKKVVDFVMENRNEIIHLSITEVAERSSASESTVVRVCKRLGYKGFQDLKISLAREVVEPAKHIHEVIEPSDSTLTIKRKVFQANIQALYDTLEVCSDEELEKAVLLLKQSDRIEIYGTGASGNVALDAQHKFLKFGIKTNAPSDVHIQLMSASLLRPGDVAIGISHTGTNKDTLEIMKTAKNQGASLICITNFSKSPLTKISDICLFTASKETLFRTDATASRIAQLTIIDTLLASVATLDYQYYFENVQKTREATLLKRI; from the coding sequence GTGGATATTATAGAAAAGAATCAGACATCCGGTTTTTCTACGAGGGTAGAATTGATGTTTCCCAAACTGCGTGATGCCGAGAAAAAAGTAGTTGACTTCGTTATGGAAAATAGGAATGAAATTATTCATCTGTCAATAACTGAAGTAGCCGAGAGAAGTTCCGCGAGTGAATCCACTGTAGTAAGGGTATGCAAAAGATTAGGGTACAAGGGGTTTCAAGATCTCAAAATAAGTCTAGCACGTGAAGTTGTTGAACCTGCTAAACACATTCACGAAGTAATTGAGCCTTCAGATAGTACGTTAACAATTAAACGAAAAGTATTCCAGGCCAATATACAAGCGTTATACGACACGTTAGAGGTGTGCAGCGACGAGGAACTCGAAAAAGCCGTATTACTTTTAAAGCAATCCGACCGTATTGAGATATATGGAACAGGGGCATCGGGTAATGTTGCATTAGATGCGCAGCATAAATTTCTTAAGTTTGGAATCAAAACTAATGCTCCTTCAGATGTTCATATTCAACTTATGTCTGCAAGCCTACTTCGGCCAGGCGATGTCGCCATAGGGATTTCTCATACAGGAACAAATAAAGACACACTTGAAATTATGAAAACAGCGAAAAACCAAGGAGCTAGTCTGATATGTATAACAAACTTTTCGAAATCGCCATTAACCAAGATATCTGACATATGCTTGTTTACAGCTTCTAAGGAAACTCTGTTTAGAACGGATGCAACGGCTTCTCGAATTGCACAATTAACTATAATCGATACTCTCTTAGCGAGCGTAGCGACATTGGATTATCAGTACTATTTTGAAAATGTACAGAAGACAAGGGAAGCGACCTTGCTTAAACGGATATAA
- a CDS encoding Ldh family oxidoreductase produces the protein MRREWRGITMSNQGMRIHKDELEQFVSRILLEVGFDEEHVSTIASHLVLANLRGVDSHGVSRVAIYTERIEKGLINKKIQAEPERETASSMLINGNHGSGIVLATQGIHHAVEKAKNTGLAVVGIKNSEHCGMLAAYTMYAAENDCIALATTNSPPSMAPWGGREKFFGTNPFSYGIPTGSEMNIVFDMATSVVARGKIILAHMNHQKIPLGWAISKEGRPTTDTQEALEGLVLPVGGPKGYGLTFLVETLSSLFTGSLFGPHLPDYYKDSRPLSVGQCFVVFRADLFRSLQEFKDTMDQMIAEIKSVALMEGVDRIYLPGEIEVEKTAERLAHGIPLSKELIDELVGVGMRYGVSPQSLTNALY, from the coding sequence ATGCGTCGTGAATGGAGAGGGATAACCATGAGTAACCAAGGCATGCGAATTCATAAAGACGAACTGGAGCAGTTCGTTAGTCGTATCTTGCTCGAGGTAGGTTTTGATGAAGAGCATGTATCCACGATCGCCAGTCACCTCGTTTTGGCGAATTTACGGGGAGTCGATTCGCATGGAGTGAGTCGAGTTGCGATATATACAGAGAGGATTGAGAAAGGGCTTATCAACAAGAAAATCCAAGCAGAACCCGAGCGGGAAACCGCTTCCAGTATGTTAATTAACGGAAATCATGGCTCTGGAATTGTTCTTGCCACACAGGGAATCCATCACGCCGTTGAAAAGGCCAAAAACACGGGTTTAGCGGTTGTTGGAATTAAGAACTCTGAGCACTGCGGCATGCTTGCCGCTTATACCATGTATGCCGCAGAAAATGACTGCATTGCGTTAGCAACCACGAATTCTCCGCCCAGCATGGCTCCGTGGGGTGGAAGAGAGAAGTTTTTTGGTACAAATCCATTTTCGTACGGCATTCCGACTGGCTCAGAAATGAATATTGTTTTTGACATGGCGACGAGTGTAGTGGCGAGAGGAAAGATTATCTTAGCACACATGAATCATCAAAAAATTCCTTTGGGATGGGCGATTTCAAAGGAGGGAAGGCCGACGACCGATACGCAGGAGGCCTTAGAGGGATTGGTTCTACCCGTGGGCGGCCCGAAAGGGTATGGACTTACGTTTCTAGTAGAGACGTTGTCCTCTTTGTTCACAGGATCCCTCTTTGGACCGCACCTCCCGGACTATTATAAAGACTCGCGCCCATTGAGTGTGGGGCAATGCTTTGTCGTCTTTCGAGCGGATTTGTTCAGAAGTCTTCAGGAGTTCAAAGATACCATGGACCAAATGATCGCGGAAATCAAAAGTGTTGCATTGATGGAGGGGGTGGACCGTATCTATCTCCCTGGTGAAATTGAAGTAGAGAAAACTGCGGAACGACTTGCGCATGGGATCCCATTATCAAAGGAATTAATAGACGAACTCGTCGGCGTCGGAATGCGTTATGGGGTCTCTCCTCAATCACTCACGAATGCACTTTACTAA